Below is a window of Fluviibacter phosphoraccumulans DNA.
TAAACCCAACGTGGGTCGCCATCCAGGCTGCCATGCCACCAATCGCTAATGTTGAATGGCGGATTTGCCAGGATAAAGTCAGCGCGTAGATCGGGGTGCTGGTTTTTGGTGAAGGTATCGCACGGTTCGCGGCCGAGGTTAAAGTCGATGCCGCGAATGGCGAGGTTCATGGCAGCCAAGCGCCAGGTGGTGGGGTTGGATTCCTGCCCATAGATAGAGACATCGCCCAGTTTGCCGCCGTGAGCTTCGATGAACTTCTCCGACTGCACAAACATACCGCCGGAACCACAGCACGGGTCGTAGACTTTGCCGTGGTGTGGGGCGAGAACTGCCACGAGGGTTTTAACGATGGAGGCCGGGGTATAGAACTGCCCGCCCTTTTTGCCTTCGGCACTGGCGAACTGGCCGAGGAAGTATTCATAAACCTGGCCGAGCACATCCCGGGCCTGGTTAGCATCATCACCAAAGCCGATGGTGGAGACCAGATCAATCAGCTCTCCGAGTTTGCCATCCGGCAATTGGGCGCGGGCATAACGCTTCTCAAGGATTTTTTTGAGTTTGGGGTTTTCGGCTTCTATGAGCGCGAGCGCATCGTCGATGCGTTTCTCAATACCAGGTTGTTTGGCTGAGGCGCGCAGTGCCTCCCAGCGAACGGCTTCGGGCACCCAGAACACGTTGGCTTCTTTGTAGTAGTCCCGCTCTTCGAGTTCGGTGGCGATGTCTTGTGCATTTGCCCCGTCGAGGAAGTACTCGTCTTTCGGGTCAGCTAAGCGTTTGTCCAATTCCGAACGGCGGGCAGCAAAGGTATCCGAGATGTATTTGAGGAAGATTAGGCCGAGTACCAGGTGTTTGTATTCGGCGGCGTCCATATTGGCGCGTAGTTTGTCGGCCGCAGCCCAGAGGGTCTTTTTGATATCATCGAGCATAGAAAACTCTCAGTGCAATACAGCGGGTGAACCACAGCATTTTTTGAACTTTTTGCCACTGCCACAGGGGCAGGCGTCGTTGCGCCCAACTTTCGGGGCAAGGCGCTTAGCGACCTCGCGTTCATAATTTGCGTGGCGAACGGGCAACCAGTGGGCATAGATGGCAAGTACTGCTTGCGGAATCTGCACGGCAAGCGCATGGCGCTGATGCGGCGTACTAGAAAGCGCAAAATCTTCAGGCTCGAGTTCCATCTCGCCCAGCAAACGAATCGGGCGGTAAAGGCTCTGACCTTCTTCTGTTTCAAGCAGCGGTTTACAGGCTTCCGCACTCAGGTTAACGCCATCGACAAATCCTCCAGCCCAGCCTTCGGCGTCCTCAACTTCTTGGCCTTCATATTCCCGGATATACCAAAAAGGTTGTATGAGTGGCGGGGATAGCTGGAACCCCCGGATGATGGCGTTGTAGTGACGCATGAGCAGGCCGAGTATTTCCTGCACCCGATCGAAATCTTCGAGCTCAGGCATGATGCCGTTATCAGATCCCCAGATTTTTGGTAACCATTGGCTGGGCATTAGGGTCAGTGGTCCAACTGCCACTGCATGCAGAAAGCCATCCACCCTATCGAAGGTCATGGCGTTTTCAGGAACCTCGTCGATAAAGAAGCGTTCCAAGACTTCGAGCTCTTCATCAGACAACGGTTGAAACAGTTGGTCTGGATCGAAATCCATCATTTGATCGTGCGCCAAGGGCGGTGCGTCGATAAAGGCTTCAATGCCTTCTGATTCTATTTCATTCAGAGCGCAATTCAGTGCCTCTTGGTCTGTAGAGAACTCGTCATCCCAAACTGTCGAGTTATTTAGGTCATCAACCACTTCAAGAATCCAGCCGCTGTCTTCTCCTCGATAGATCTGAATATGCACAAATCGACCGTCAGCTTCAACGCGCTGTTCTAATGGGGAGTGGATGATTTGGATGTCTTCCATCATTTCGTTTGCTCAATTGAATTCAAGAACCATCTTGTCTTGATCGATAATCTTGCGGAAGTCTGGATTGGTTGTGGACCAATCGACCACATCCACTTTCCAAGGCAAATCTGATTCAGAAAAATCCTCAGCCAAAGCACTCATCAGATTCAATCCGAGCGGTTTATCAGCTTTGATACACAAATCCAAATCAGAGAATTTTTTTGCACGGCCTGTGGCTCGTGAACCAAACACCCATACAAGCGCTTTCGGCACATGGCGGAAAAGAATCTCTTGAACGATAGCCAGCTCTGCCGCGCTCATATCCAAGGATTTGGCGAGGGTCATGCATTGCCTCGTTGTTGCAATGCTGACAGAAGGTAACGCGATTCTTTCAAAAACCCAGGGATAGCCGCCACAACTTCTAGCGCAACATCTTCATCGTAGGTATGACTTGTTTTGGAACGCATGGCGCGAAAAACACGCCATTCTGGCCATGCACTCAGAAGCAACCCCTGTTCATTACCGGAACGGATAAGGTACTGAAAATCAGCTGCATCGTATTCAGTAGGGTTCGCAGCACTTTGTTCCAAAAAACGCTTAAGCATTTTATGTGAAAGTTCATAAGTGAATTCGAAGCGCTGAATAAGGCCATCTCGAATTTGAGTGTCTGACTTATCAGCAAGATAACGCGCCAAGCCTTCGTCCAGGCGTTGCACAGCATTAGTGAGCGGTGTCAGATCGAGCGGCATAGCGACCTTTCAGGCATCGTGGCCAAAACTTTTTTGCAATTCTTACATTATGAACTGCACGCGGCGAATCTGCCAAAGAAAAACCCCGCCGAGGCGGGGTTTTCAGGACTGATGCAATCAACGAGTGATTACAGCAGCGCCTTGAGCAGCTTCGCCATTTCTGACGGGTTCTTGGTTACCGTGAAGCCACACTCTTCCATGACGGCAAGTTTGGCATCGGCGGTATCCGCGCCACCAGAGATCAGCGCACCGGCGTGGCCCATGCGTTTTCCTGGAGGTGCAGTCACACCAGCGATGAAGCCAACGATTGGCTTCTTCATGTTGTCCTTGCACCAGCGAGCGGCTTCAGCTTCATCCGGACCACCGATTTCACCAATCATGATGACAGCGTCGGTATCAGGATCGTCATTGAACATCTTCATGATGTCGATGTGCTTCAGGCCATTGATGGGGTCGCCACCAATACCCACTGCAGACGATTGACCCAGACCCAGCTCAGTCAGCTGACCCACGGCTTCGTACGTCAGGGTGCCCGAACGGGACACAACGCCAATACGACCCTTTTTGTGGATATGACCTGGCATGATGCCGATCTTGATTTCGTCCGGCGTAATCAGACCCGGGCAGTTAGGGCCGAGGAGCAGCGTCTTCTTGCCGCCCTTGGCTTCTTTTTCCTTCATCTTGTTACGCAGGATCAGCATGTCGCGGACTGGGATACCTTCTGTAATACAGATGGCCAGGTCCAGATCAGCTTCGACGGCTTCCCAGATGGCAGCAGCGGCTCCGGGGGGCGGCACGTAGATGACCGAAACGGTGGCGCCAGTGTCAGCAGCGGCTTCTTTAACGGTACCGTAGATAGGCACGTCGAGGATCTTCTCGCCGGCTTTCTTCGGGTTCACACCAGCGACGAAGCAGTTCTTGCCGTTTGCGTATTCAATACACTTTTCTGTGTGGAACTGACCGGTCTTACCGGTAATGCCCTGGGTGATGACTTTCGTGTCTTTATTGATCAGAATTGACATTCAATGCTCCTTACTTGACCGCAGCAACGATCTTGGTGGCGGCTTCGGCCATGGAATCGGCAGAGATAATCGGCAGACCAGAATCCTTGAGGATTTGCTTGCCCAGATCTTCGTTGGTGCCCTTCATACGGACAACCAGCGGTACCGACAGGTTCACAGCACGCGACGCAGCAACCACACCGGTAGCGATGGTGTCGCAGCGCATGATGCCACCGAAGATGTTAACCAGAATGCCCTTGACCTTCGGGTTCTTCAGCATCAGCTTGAAAGCTTCCGTTACCTTCTCAGCCGTGGCACCGCCACCGACGTCGAGGAAGTTGGCTGGCTCAGCGCCAAACAGCTTGATGGTGTCCATCGTGGCCATGGCCAGACCGGCACCATTGACCAGGCAGCCGATATTGCCGTCGAGCGAAATGTAAGCCAGGTCAAACTTCGAGGCTTCAACTTCGTCCGGATCTTCTTCATCCAGATCGCGGAAAGCAACGATTTCTTCCTGACGGTACAGGGCGTTCGAGTCAAAGTTGAACTTGGCGTCCAGTGCCTTAACCGTACCATCGCCTTCATGGATCAGCGGGTTGATTTCGGCCAACGATGCATCGGTTTCCATGTAGCAGGTGTACAGCTTCTTCAGCGTATCCACACACTGCGGAATCGAGGCTTCGTTCATGCCCATGCCCTTAGCCAGGGTGAGCGCCTGCTCGTCGGTTAGGCCGACCAGCGGGTTAACGAAGACGGTGACGATCTTTTCCGGCGTTTTGTGAGCAACTTCTTCAATGTCCATGCCGCCTTCGTAGGAGGCCATGATGGCTACGCTCTGCGTAGCACGGTCGGTCAGCGCAGCGACATAGTATTCGTGCTGGATGTCGGCGCCTTCTTCGATCAGGAGGTGACGTACCTTCTGGCCTTCTGGGCCAGTTTGATGCGTAACGAGCTGCATACCGAGAATGTCGTTAGCGTACTGACGCACTTCGTCCAGTGATTTAGCGACTTTAACGCCGCCGCCCTTACCGCGACCACCTGCGTGGATCTGAGCCTTAACAACCCAAACTTTACCGCCGAGGGTTTCCGCTGCCTTCACGGCGTCATCGACGCTGGTGCAGTGAATACCGCGCGGAACGTTTACGCCGAATTTCTTCAGGATTTGTTTGCCCTGATATTCGTGAATTTTCATGCGCTTTCCTTGCCTTATAAGGTTACGAATCTCGAACGGACTGTCCCCCACCCGCTCGAATCTGAACGTATGCGCCGAAACAGGACACGAAGCTACAGCCTATGAGGCTTTTCGCCAGCGACACCCCGCTCGGATACGAAGATTCTAGCACGCAGCCAGCAAAGCGCACGCCCTAAAATTCATAATTATGGCGTTGCGGAATGATCCAGGCAGATATCCCCCGAGAATCTTAAACCGGGCTCTCCACTTCCAGGTAGCGCACGCGGATCCCGAAGCGATCAATCAACCTCATACCCAGCGCCTGCACGCCAAAACGCTCAGTGGCATGGTGCCCAGCGGCAAAGTAAGCCACACCGCTTTCTCGGGCGAGGTGCACCATCGGTTCAGAAACTTCTCCGGTCACAAAAGCATCCGCACCTGCCTCAATCGCTGCCTCGAAATAGCTCTGCGCCCCACCGGTACACCAGGCAATCCGGCGAATCGGCTTGTCGCCAGATTCAGCCAGGACAAAGGGCGAGCGACCGACCGCCTTTTCGAGATCGGCCGCGATTGAGGCCACCGTAGCGTCGGCAGCGGGGATACCGAGACACCCCAATCCCTGCTCGCCAAACGTGCCAGCCGATGTCCACCCGGCGGCCCTGGCCAGCCCCGCATTGTTACCGATCGCTGGATGTGCATCCAGTGGCAGATGATAGGCGTAGAGGTTGATGTCATTTGTGAGCAAGGTTTTCAGACGATTGCGCTTGATGCCGGTGACTACCCCAGTCTCGCCACGCCAGAACCAACCGTGGTGCACAAGAATCGCATCGGCCCCCTCGGCAACGGCCAGATCGAGCAACGCCTGGTTCGCTGTGACACCACAAACCACCAGGCCAATCTCGCTACGCCCTTCCACTTGCAAACCGTTTGGGCAATAATCCTTGAAGCCCTCCGGTTTAAGCAGTTCATTCAGATACTGAGTCAGTGCTGTGCGTGTGACTGAAGCCATGAGTGGTTCCTTCGATAATCGTGTGTGGAGTTTAATGCATGTGCCAGCTGCTCGGAATGAGTTGTAACGTACCGACCGACATCTGCTTTTCCTTTAGCGGTTTTTCACGGCGCGGTGGCGGCACGGATGTGCATCGCGATGGCTGGGGCATTGGCTTCTTCGAGGGCGATGATGGCCGGGGCTGCCGGGTGTTTCTGGATCCCAGCCCATCCATCGAATCACCACTGGCGGCCGTGGTGCGCGATTACCCGATTCAATCCATGAATGTCGTGGCCCATATCCGCAAAGCCACCCAGGGTGACATCTGTTTGCAGAACACCCACCCTTTTCAGCGCGAGCTGTGGGGGCGTTACTGGGTATTTGCCCATAACGGGAATCTGATTGATTTTGATCCAGCGCTTTCTGGCCGTTACCTACCGGTGGGTAATACGGATAGCGAACGTGCTTTCTGCTTTTTGCTGGACACGCTGGCGCTGCGCTTTGGCGCAACAGCGCCGAGTTATGAACACCTGATGGATACGATGGCCGAGGTAGCCGCCGTCCTGCGCGCCCACGGTCCGGCTAATTTTCTGCTCTCTAATGGCCGCTGGTTGATTGCCCATTGCTCCACTGACTTGCACTATATTGTGCGCAGAGCCCCGTTTAATGAGGCGCACCTGAAAGACGAGGATGTGTCTATTGACTTCAATGAAGTGACTTCTGAAACCGACTGCGTCACCGTGATTGCCACGACGCCGCTCACCGATAACGAAGCATGGACGCGGATTGATCCGGGCACACTAATGCTATTTAGAGCGGGTGTACCGGTTGAAGTGCGCCAGTCTGATCAGGCGACCTGATCGACTTCTGGTTTTTTAACCGGTTTGATAAATTGCGCCAACACCATGCCGAGCTCGTAAAGCAACCAGAGTGGCACAGCCAGTAGCACCTGCGACATAATATCCGGCGGCGTAAAAATAGCGCCGATAATAAAAGCGCCGACGATCACGTAAGGGCGCCAGCTGCGCAGCTTCTCCAGGGTCACGATGCCCATACGAACGAGAACAATGACCACCACGGGTACTTCAAAGGTCACGCCAAAAGCAATGAACGTGGTCAGTACGAAGGACAGATATTTATCGATGTCCGTCATCCACGCCACACCTTCCGGGGCCACAGCCACCATGAACCCAAACACTGACGGAAAGACCACGAAATAAGCAAAGGCCATACCCATGGCGAACAACGCCAGGGAGGCGATCATCAGCGGAATAATCAAGGAACGTTCATGCTGATACAAACCGGGCGCAATAAAAGCCCATCCCTGCCAAAGCACGACCGGCAAGGCAATCAGAAACGCCAACATCAGCGTGACTTTAACCGGCACCAGAAAGACACCGACGACATCGGTCGCAATCATCTGGCCACCTGCGGGCAAGACTTCAATCATCGGTTGCGCCAACAGCGCATACCAGTCACGCGCCCACGGAAAAAGAACGATAAACACAACTAAAACCGCCAGCCCTGCGCGTACCAGGCGGGTGCGCAGTTCCATCAGGTGTTCAATGAGCGTTCCCTGAAAATTCTCGGCAGCTTCGTTGGCTTCGGATTCGGACGGCGGCCCGGCCAGTTCTGGTGGGCGCTTCGCAAAAAGCTTGGGTAATTTAAAGCGGGGCAGCGGCATGTGGGTCAGAATAAAGTGAGCTGATCGTCTTTAGGCGCTGGAGGGCCTTCAGACGTCGTGGCCGAGGCCGCAATTTTTTTAGATGTCGGGGCTGGCGCTGCATGCGTTGATGATTCAGTCAGCGCTGCTTGGTGCTGTTTTACTTCCTGTTGCAAGGAAGACTCAACGGCACGCATGGATTGCTGCATGGATTGAACCGTCGTCTCCATTTCGTGCTGAAGACGTTTGATCTCTTCAAACTCCACTTCACGATTAAAGTCACGCTTGATGTCGTGCACGTAACGCTGCAGTCGCCCGGCAAAGCGCCCGATGTTGCGTGCAACACCGGGGAGTCGTTCGGGGCCGATGACGACAAGCGCCACCACGGCCACCATCAACATTTCGGAGAATCCAATATCAAACATAGATTAATCACTGAGGCATGGCTTCAAAAACAAACCCGCGCCACTCTGTTGCCAGAGGCGCGGGTCTGCCTTGCCGCCAATTAACCCTTCGTTTGCTCACCTTCTACGGTGCGCCCGGTCGCCTGGGGCGTTACAGGGGCATCACTGCTGCCCACGGCCGGCTTGGCCACATCGGCTTCACCTTCTTTAAGACCCTCTTTAAAGCCTTTAACCGCACCACCGAGGTCTTGGCCGACGTTACGCAGCTTTTTGGTGCCGAAAATCAGCAGAATGATGACCAGCACAATCAGCCAATGCCAAATGCTAAAAGAACCCATGGTGTACCTCCTGAATCGTAATACTAATGATTAATCTAGATGCTTAAGGATCGGGCCGACCGGTTGGTCCCCGCCGACGATGTGCGCATGCAAATGTTGCACTTCCTGACAGCCGATATCACCGTTATTGATGATGACACGGAAACCGCCCGGGCTTCCCGCTTTCGTTGCTAATTGGTTCGCTACTGACAAAATCCGACCGAGCGCCGGTTCATCGGCAGGCGTCGCCTGCTGTAAAGACGTTAGGTGGTGTTTTGGAATCACCAAAATATGCACAGGTCTTTGTGGGCTGATGTCATGAAAGGCATAAACCAGTTCATCTTCGTAGACTTTTTTTGACGGAATCTGGCCCGCAACAATTTTGCAAAAAATGCAATTCTCACTCATGACATGCTCCAATCATGCCGTGCGCGAGCGCTTCTCATCGATACCCGAGATACCCTCACGACGATGCATCTCTTGCAAGATATCGTCTACGGACATATCAAAAAACGCCATCAGCACCATAATGTGATACACGACATCCGTTGCTTCATTGACGATCGGCAGACGCTTGCCATCCTTGGCAGCCATGATGAGCTCCGCCGTTTCTTCCCCAATTTTCTTGAGAATAGCATCCGGGCCCTTGGCAAACAGCGATGCCGTGTAAGAAGTCGACGGATCCGCATTGCGGCGCGCCGTCAGCGTTTCGCTCAAACGATTGAGAACTTCAAGCGTACCTGGTTTCATCGATACATCTCCTTCGGGTCACGCAGCACTGGATCGACAGCAATCCAACCCGTGTCGGTCAGTGCATAAAAAAAACAAGATTGTCGACCGGTGTGACAAGCAATACCACCCACCTGCTCCACCAGCAACAGAATCGTATCGCCATCGCAGTCTGTACGCAGACCATGAACTTTCTGCTCATGACCAGACTCTTCACCTTTGCGCCAGAGTTTCTGACGGGATCTGGACCAGTATACCGCGCGGCCGGTCTTCACCGTAAGCTGCAGCGACTCACGGTTCATCCAGGCTTGCATGAGGATGACGCCCGATTGGAAATCCTGAGCAATAGCAGGAATCAGCCCTTCTTCATTGAAATGAAGGGCATCCAGCCAATTGAGTTCCGGATTAAGGTCTTTGCTCATGGCATTACAGTCGGACAGGAATACCGCGTTCTTTCATGAAGGCCTTGGCCTCCTGAACGGTATGTTGCCCAAAGTGGAAAATCGAGGCCGCCAATACGGCGGAGGCATGGCCTTCGCTCACGCCATCGGCCAGATGCCCCAGATTGCCCACGCCGCCGCTAGCGATGACCGGCACCGGCACGGCATCAGATACCGCCCGGGTTAACGCCAGGTCAAAGCCTTCACAGGTGCCATCGCGGTCCATACTGGTCAGCAGGATTTCACCGGCACCGTATTCGGCCATCTTGCAGGCCCAGGCAATCACATCCAGCCCGGTCGCTTTGCGCCCGCCGTGGGTAAACACTTCCCAACGCCCCGGGGCGACCTGCTTGGCGTCAATGGCGACAACAATACATTGCGAACCGACCTTGTCGGAGGCTTCACGCACCAGCTCCGGACGATCCACCGCAGCCGTGTTAATCGATACTTTGTCGGCACCGGCGTGGAGCAATCGACGCACATCGGCGACCTGACGCACGCCGCCACCGACGGTGAGCGGAATAAACACCTGCGCAGCACAGGCTTCAACCACTTCAAGAATGATGTCGCGTTGATCCGAGCTGGCCGTAATATCGAGGAAGGTAATTTCGTCAGCGCCCTGCGCATCGTAGCGACGGGCAATTTCAATAGGATCACCCGCGTCGCGCAGGCCCACAAAGTTGGTTCCTTTAACGACGCGGCCTGCCGTGACATCCAGGCAGGGAATAATCCGTTTTGCCAGCATTGATTAGCGCTCCGCGCCCAGACCAGCGTCTTTGGCGAAACGATCTGCCTCTGCCTGCGCCGCCCCCAGATCCAGCGAGCCGTCGTAAATGGCGCGACCCGCAATGACACCGGTCACACCGTCTTCTTCGACCGCACACAGGGCGGTAATGTCTGCCATATTCGTCAAACCACCCGAAGCGATCACCGGGATCTTCAAGGCCTGCGCCAGCTTCTGCGTGGCTTCAACGTTAATGCCGCTCAGCATGCCATCACGGCCAATGTCGGTGTAAATAATGCTTTCAACGCCATAGTGTTCGAACTTCTGCGCCAGATCAATCACGTCATGACCGGTAATTTTCGACCAGCCATCCACCGCCACTTTGCCGTCCTTGGCATCCAGGCCAACGATGATGTGCCCCGGAAAAGCCGTGCAGGCGTCCTGTAGGAAGCCCGGCGTCTTGACTGCGGCGGTACCAATAATGACGTAGCTGATACCCAGATCCAGATAACGCTCAATGGTGTCCAGATCGCGAATACCGCCGCCGAGCTGCACGGGGATACGGCCATCGACCACGTCGAGAATACTCTGCACGGCACCGTCATTCACCGGCTTGCCGGCAAAGGCACCGTTCAGATCGACCAGATGCAGACGACGCGCGCCCTGATCCAGCCAGGTCTTGGCTTGCGCGGCGGGGCTGTTGTTGAAGACGGTGGCGTCTTCCATCAGGCCCTGTTTGAGCCGTACACATTGTCCGTCTTTGAGGTCAATCGCAGGAATGATCAGCATGATGTTTTTAAGTCAGATCAGAAATCACAAAGAATTCGCCTGCTTACGCAAGCACTGGGTTCCAGCCAACAAAATTACGCAGCAATTGCAAACCATCCCGTGCACTCTTTTCGGGGTGGCACTGAATGGCAAAAACATTATCGCGCGCTACCGCAGCGGTGAAGGGGTGGCCATAGTCTGCCTGTCCGACCACAATACCGGCATCATCGGGCACGACATGGTAGCTGTGCACAAAATAAAAGAAGGCCTGATCGGCAATGCCGTTCCAGAGCGGATGCGGCTTGGTCTGAACGACCTGATTCCAACCCATATGTGGCACTTTCAGACGCAGGCCGTCGGCACCCTTCAGATCCGCAGCAAAACGCTTGACCTGCCCACGCAGAATACCCAGCCCGGCGGCATCACCTTCTTCGCTGTGGTCAAACAGCATCTGCAAGCCAATGCAGATACCGAGGAAAGGTTTGCTGGCTGCCGCATCAACCACTGCCTGGCGCAGATGACGGACATCGAGTTCAGCCATGCAGTCACGCATAGCGCCCTGCCCGGGGAAAACCACACGGTCCGCGGTTTCAATCAAATCAGGCGTTGACGCCAGAACAACCTCAGCCTCGCCCGCAACATGACGCAAAGCCTGCGCCACTGAGCGCAGGTTGCCCATACCATAGTCAACAACAGCAATACGATTGGTCATGGGATCAGAGCGAACCCTTGGTCGAAGGAATCACATCACCTTGGCGGGCGTCGGGCGCAATCGCCATGCGCAGTGCGCGACCAAAAGCCTTGAATACTGTCTCAGCCTGGTGGTGCGCATTCTCGCCGCGCAGATTATCGATGTGCAACGTCACCTTCGCATGATTCACAAAACCATGGAAAAACTCGGAGAACAAATCGACATCAAACTGACCAATCCAGGCACGTTTGAAAGGCACTTCCAGCAC
It encodes the following:
- the hisF gene encoding imidazole glycerol phosphate synthase subunit HisF, whose protein sequence is MLAKRIIPCLDVTAGRVVKGTNFVGLRDAGDPIEIARRYDAQGADEITFLDITASSDQRDIILEVVEACAAQVFIPLTVGGGVRQVADVRRLLHAGADKVSINTAAVDRPELVREASDKVGSQCIVVAIDAKQVAPGRWEVFTHGGRKATGLDVIAWACKMAEYGAGEILLTSMDRDGTCEGFDLALTRAVSDAVPVPVIASGGVGNLGHLADGVSEGHASAVLAASIFHFGQHTVQEAKAFMKERGIPVRL
- the hisA gene encoding 1-(5-phosphoribosyl)-5-[(5-phosphoribosylamino)methylideneamino]imidazole-4-carboxamide isomerase; its protein translation is MLIIPAIDLKDGQCVRLKQGLMEDATVFNNSPAAQAKTWLDQGARRLHLVDLNGAFAGKPVNDGAVQSILDVVDGRIPVQLGGGIRDLDTIERYLDLGISYVIIGTAAVKTPGFLQDACTAFPGHIIVGLDAKDGKVAVDGWSKITGHDVIDLAQKFEHYGVESIIYTDIGRDGMLSGINVEATQKLAQALKIPVIASGGLTNMADITALCAVEEDGVTGVIAGRAIYDGSLDLGAAQAEADRFAKDAGLGAER
- the hisH gene encoding imidazole glycerol phosphate synthase subunit HisH, with the translated sequence MTNRIAVVDYGMGNLRSVAQALRHVAGEAEVVLASTPDLIETADRVVFPGQGAMRDCMAELDVRHLRQAVVDAAASKPFLGICIGLQMLFDHSEEGDAAGLGILRGQVKRFAADLKGADGLRLKVPHMGWNQVVQTKPHPLWNGIADQAFFYFVHSYHVVPDDAGIVVGQADYGHPFTAAVARDNVFAIQCHPEKSARDGLQLLRNFVGWNPVLA